The genomic window TCTGTGGGGCGATGGCGCCCAGCAGGCACGAGGATCACTCATCCGCCCAAAGCGGGCCTCGTCCTGCAACATAAGGCGAACCCGGAGATTGTCCTGGTTTTTTACGCAGGCGGTAGCCACCAGTTCCGGAAGGTTTTTTTCAACTCCTCCTGCGCAGATCGATTACTCTTGGGATGCTTGGTGTCAGGTCGCACCTTTCTCCATCCATGACGCGCCAGTAATCGATATGTCGTTGACATATGCGTAGTATGTCCAAGTCGTTTTACCAGAGCTGCGTGAATAGGAGGTACAGAAAGAACACCACCTGTTGTTGCCTCTGCTTCCCATGTTGATAGGAATTCCCGCTCATCCTCTATGGGTAAAGAGAAACGACGCCGTCCGCCCCAGGAATTCCTCGGGACATCATCTTGATAGCGAAATTCCTCTCGATTGCGAAAGACTGTTCGGCGGCTTGTTCCGAGCACTTCTGCCGTCTTTTCCGCATCAAGGCCAATCTCGGTCATCAACAATACCGATAATGCCTTGCGAAGCTCTGCGGCAGTGATTGCCTCATCGCGAAGTTTACGGGCTTGACGGATTTCTCCTTCGGTTGTATGCGTTATTCTTGCCATGGGTCACCTCCATGGCAAGATTATGCATTGGTGACATCTTGAATGCAATGTAGAATTAGTTTATTTTGGGTTGTTTTGGGATATTGTGTCCACATTTTGTTCACAATTTTATTGATTCTGAGTGTATCGCATATTATTTCATAAGCTCTTGTATTTCATCCTTACCAATACCTGTTTGCTTTAAAATCTCATGTAAAGTTCCTTTAGGCCGGTCTTTTTTATGAAATGGGACAACAACCCTTTTTTTGTTTTCTGGGTTGTAGTAAATATGATGGCTGCCTTTAGTCCTATCAAGAATAAACCCTTTTCTTTCAATGAGCTTAATAACCTGTTGAGAAGTAAGCGGCGGAAGTTTAGGCATGAGATTGTATCGTTAAAGTATATTCCAGGGTATCTTCCTCTGTGGGTATTTCTTCACCATGTATTTTCAAGCTTTCTATATACAGCTCGATTGCTTCTTTTGCCATTTTGATTGCACCTTCAATAGTATCGCCATAGGTAACACAGCCTGGTAGAGAAGGAACAATTACTGTATAGCCACCCCCTGGTTCTTTCCTGAGTAAAATCCGATAATTAAGTAATTTCATGATTTATCTTCCTTTTTAAAAAGATTGATTTTTGTTTTAAACGGTGGAATTCAATAAGGAGCATTCACTGATAAGTCTTTTAAAATTATACTCTTTTTGATGCTTATGGCAATAAATTTTACATTCGCAATTTCTTTGGGTCATCCTAAACGATTCTGATTGCCTTTTTGTTCTATAGAGTTGTGTCCATGCTAAGGAAAATCACAGTTGCCGCAAAGTCGCTAAAACACGGTGGTTTTTGTTTGACCTAAATCCTGCAACAAGGCTTTGCCTTGTTTGCAGGATTTAGGTAACATAAATCTTTTTCAAATCACAATCCGCCCTGCCAATAACAACAATGTCATCTTCTTCAAGAGAGGCTACATATCGAAAATCATGCCCAGCCGGTGATTGAAGATATTTCTTCGGTATCCAGAGTTTTTTCAATAATATGTTCAATGGGTATACTTCCCATACCACCGGAAATATACCCGGCCACAAGGGGCACCGAATAGCCTTCCTCTTCATTGATCTTCTGTTCGGGTAAGACAAGGTAGCGATCCTCATCGGCGAGAAGCCTTTCCACACTTACCCCTAAAATTTTGGCGACCTCGTAGGTATTGGAAACACTAATATCACTTCCACGCATAATACTGTCAATGATGGATCTCTTGAGGCCTTTGCTAATCAAGACATGAGTTCCACCAAATTTTTTTGATAATTTTATGTAATTGTTTTTCAGAGGCATACAACACATATGCTTCCTGTGATGTATTTTGTTATTGACAAATACAACACTAAGAGGATAACTCCTAAAAGTTAAAACAAATAATCTCGATAATGGCAAACCCAGGGCGGCCTGGGGGGCGTAAAGTGTAGGGTCTTTAGAGATAAAGACAGCCTTACTGCCGAAAGATGATGAATGTACTAAACAAGACAAGCAAGAAATTTGTGTGTAAAAAATCAAGGCAGATCATACCTGCAAGGTATTGCGGGTATCATCTGCCTTTCTTATTTGAAGTGATATGAGTGACATGAAAAACTTTGGGTCTTTTAACAACATGATGAGATAAACGAATCTGGTTGTTAAAAATAAGACAGGTCAATATTACTCTGAAGATAAGTTAAGAAATATATGGGATGATGTAAGGGAGGAAATAGGCCTGAGTAAATCAATTAGACTTTATGATGTCACAAGACACAGCGTGGCATCGCAATTGGTAAATAAAGGGGTTCCGCTTCTTAGTGTATCACGTTTACTTGGTCATAGTAATACAAAGATGACAGAGCGATATGCACACACAGATTTAGAAAAGCTAAAAGTTGATATTGCAAACCTGTCGCTGCAAGGCGAAACTGTCACCAAGCTGTCATCAGAAGAAAAAACGGTTTTATAAGTGCTTTAATACCAGGGAGATAAAACGAGGCCGACGGGACTCGAACCCGCAACATCCAGATCGACAGTCTGGTACTCTAACCAATTGAGCTACGGCCCCAATGGTAATGGCAATTTCACCTTTGTAGGGCAAATTAATGGTGGGCGATATAGGACTCGAACCTATGACCCCTTGCTTGTAAGGCAAGTGCTCTAGCCAATTGAGCTAATCGCCCGTGTGGGAAGTCAAAGTATATCATCTCATTTTTCATGAGTCAATAGAATTCTAACGTTTCCACGTCATTGGCAAGAAGAGGAGGATTAAACTATAAATTTCCAGTCTGCCTAAGAGCATACAGAAGCTCAAAACCCACTTGCCTGCATAAGCCACGTCACTAAAGTTAGCCATGGGGCCAACCTTTGCCAGGCCTGGTCCACAGTTGGCCATGCAGGTTGCTAC from Candidatus Brocadia sp. includes these protein-coding regions:
- a CDS encoding winged helix-turn-helix domain-containing protein, with protein sequence MARITHTTEGEIRQARKLRDEAITAAELRKALSVLLMTEIGLDAEKTAEVLGTSRRTVFRNREEFRYQDDVPRNSWGGRRRFSLPIEDEREFLSTWEAEATTGGVLSVPPIHAALVKRLGHTTHMSTTYRLLARHGWRKVRPDTKHPKSNRSAQEELKKTFRNWWLPPA
- a CDS encoding type II toxin-antitoxin system HicA family toxin yields the protein MPKLPPLTSQQVIKLIERKGFILDRTKGSHHIYYNPENKKRVVVPFHKKDRPKGTLHEILKQTGIGKDEIQELMK
- a CDS encoding type II toxin-antitoxin system HicB family antitoxin, coding for MKLLNYRILLRKEPGGGYTVIVPSLPGCVTYGDTIEGAIKMAKEAIELYIESLKIHGEEIPTEEDTLEYTLTIQSHA